The Kaistella daneshvariae genomic sequence TCATCGGTGGAAGTATGCCTTTGGTGGAAAACGACGAGCTGTACAACATCAGTTATTTGCTGCACCGCGACGGAAAAATTGATGAACACAGGAAAATCCACATCACGCCGAATGAAAGAAAATATTACGGAATGAAAGGCGGAAATCAAATTAAAGTCATTGACACCGATTGCGGAAAAGTAGGTTTGGTGATTTGCTATGATGTTGAATTCCCCGAACTGCCGCGAATTTTAGCCGATCAGGGCATGAAAATTCTCTTTGTTCCCTATTTGACGGACACTCAAAACGCGTACATGCGGGTGCGAAATTGCGCCTCCGCGCGTGCTATTGAAAATGAATGCTACGTTGCGATTGCGGGCTGTGTCGGGAATTTACCAGGTGTGAATAATATGGATATTCAGTACGGCCAAGCTGCGGTTTTCACGCCTTCGGATTTTGCCTTTCCGTCGAATGCAATTAAAGGTGAAGCAACGCCAAATACAGAGTCGACTTTAATTGTTGATGTAGATTTAAATTTGCTGAAAGAACTTCATCATTACGGCGCTGTGCGTACCATGAGCGACCGCCGGAAAGATCTGTACGACACGATTTCTCACCAGGAACCGGAGAGTGAAGCGGAATAAAAATTTTAAAAATTTGCCCTTATAACGGCAAATTTTTTCATTAGGATAAATATTTCAGAAATAAATTTGCCGCAAAAACGCGGCATTTTTTTATAATTTAAATTCCAGTTTTACATTAAAAAATCGGCCGGTCAAGCGAACCGGAACCGGATAAATGTAACCGGAATTTACATCATTTACCCATTGATTTGCCACGGTATTATTGATGTTAAACGCATTGAAAATCTGTACGCCTAAAGTCATTTCTTTAAAATTTGACCAAAAAGCACCGTTTATTTTGTGTTCTTTCTGATCGATGAAAACCTTCGACAAACCGATGTCTACTCTTTTGTAAGACGGCAAAGTTTTTTGATATCGATACGGCGCTTCATAATCCGGCGTACCATCAGCGTTCAGTGTGACAGGTGTTCCGCTGGGTAAACCGTTCGAATACAACAACGTTAGATTTACACGCATCGACGGAAATTTCGGCATATAATCCTGGAAAAACATGGAAAAGCGTAAACGCGGATCCGTAGGTCTGGGAATATTTCCTTTTCCATTAATATTTTCATAAACACGCGCGTAACTCGCCGAAATCCAGGAATCCACGCCGGGAACGAATTCACCGAACAAACGAGTTTCCAAACCGTAGGCGTAACCTTCCGCATTATTTTTTCCTGAATATCGAATGCGAATATTGTCCAAATAATACGGAATCAAATGATCCATTTTTTTGTAATACGCTTCCGTGGTGAGCTTAAACGGGCGGTCTGCCATTTTAAATTCAAAATCATTTCCGAAAATTACCTGAATAGAACGCTGAGATTTTATTTCGGGGTTAAATGTGCCGTCTACATCTTTAATTTCCTTATAGAACGGGGCCTGATAATAGATTCCGCCGGAAAGTTTGAACAGCATATCCATTTCCCAATTGGGTTTTACAGCAATCTGGGCACGTGGTGAAATAATTGTTTCACCATTAAAATCCCAATGCGAAGCGCGAAGACCGGCGTTGAAAAAAACGCGGTTCTCTTTCCAGTAAAATTTTGTGGAATATTGCGCGTAACCTGAAAGTCGCGTAGGCTGAATGTCATTTTGCCCCGAAATATGATATTTCAAACGCAGATCTGAAGCGTCTAAAGTTCCCGGATTTGTATAATCTCGCGGCGAACTGTAACCGAGCGAGTCTACAAGCTGCCACTCATTGGTAAGGTCTTTTAAGCTTTCTTTTTCAAATTTAAATCCGGCTTCAAAATCTGTATTCACATTCGGCGAAAATTTGCCTTTCAATTGCGAGCCGTAAGTCTTTACCAATAAGTCGTTGCGCGCGTGGTCGATTTGCCCGCCAACGTCGTAGGAAGTTACGGGAGCGCCGGTAACCGGATCAAAAGTCTGCAGCAGGTAGCCAGAGGCGACGGAATAGTATTCTCTTTCGCGGTTTTGGTAGGCAAAATTATCGAGGCTAAATGACCATTTTTTGTTCGGTTTAAAATGAAGGGAAGCCGTTCCCATCATATTTTTATACTGATCGTCTTCCTTTCCGTCGTAGAAAACCGTCAGTTTTAAAGGTGTTTGCAAAGTTCCAAATTCTACATCTTTGGCTTTAGGAATCATTTCGTAATCATTTTTACTCCAATATCCGAGGAAAGAAATGCCCCATTTATCATTAATTTTGTAATTAATGTAACTCTGCAAATCCATGTATTGCGGATTAAAATCTGTTTCTTCGTTCAAGGTATTTAATACCAAATTGGTGTTTCGGTATCTGCCGGAAAACAGCGCAGAAAGCCTTTGATTTTTTGAAGCAAAACCTGTGGAAAGGCGTCCGCCGATCAAGCTTGCTTCACCGGAAACTTCAAATTTCGTGGGTTGACGGTAATAAATATTTAAGGACGAAGACATTTTATCGCCATATTTCGCTTCAAAACCACCCGCAGAAAAATTAATAGAACCAACCATATCTGGATTGATGATGCTTAAACCTTCCTGCAAAGAATTCCTGATTAAAAAAGGCCGGTAAATTTCAACGTCATTAATGTAGATCAAGTTTTCGTCGTAATTTCCTCCGCGCACCATATATTGCGACGAAAGTTCAGCGTTGGAATTTACTGAAGGCAATGTTTTCAGAAGTCCTTCCACCCCACCGGAAAGCGCCGCCACCTGCTGTGCTTCTTTTGCGGAAATTTCCATTGAAGTCAGGTCGGTGATTTTCGGTTTTCCCTTTTTCTGAAAAACAACTTCCTGAATGGCAACTTCACGTTTCGCATCCACAAACAAAACGGTGATGTTCTGTACTTTAGGGAAAGGTTTTATTTTTTTAGAAAAATCTAAAAAATTTGCCTTTTCAACCGCCAGAATTTGCTCCGAACCTGCCACAGGAATTTGTAAAAGTCCATTCTCATCGGTGGAAAAATTTTGGTTATTGTAGGAAACATTTGCGGCGGAAACCGGCCTTCCGGCTTCATCCAAAACTTTTAAAGTAATCTGTGAAGAAGCAAAAAAAGGCAGCAAAAAGAAGCAAATTTTTAATATTTTCAAGGGGAAAAATCTAGAATTTAAAGATAACAAAAATCATAGGATTTTAAACGAAAATTTATCGGCGCAAATCCGATAATTTGTTTAATTTCAGCCCAAAATAAACTATATGAAACAACTCAGCTTTCTTGCTCTGCTCCTTTGCATGTTTACCAACGCGCAACAATTTAAACCAGCGGACGTAACATTAAAAACCGGCGAAAAATTAACCGGAAATGTCTTCTACAACACGCCAATTTTCACACCTCAGGTTTTCGACTTTAAAGATGAAAACGACAAAATCACGAAACTGGACATTAAAAAAGTGGCGGAAATCAATATTCCGGATAAGGCAAAATTCATCAACACCGAAATTTCAATTTCGCGGCACGCGGAAAACCTGCAAAATCTGGGAAACGAAGCCGACTTCAAATTACAAAATGAACAGCGCTTTATCGAGCAGATTGCCTTTGGAAAATATAATCTTTATAAATATGCGGATAATGAAAACAAAGCATATTTCTATTCCATGGAAAATTCCCCGGAAATAAAACCCTTGTTATTTAAAGAATATTTCGTTGAAGACGGGCAAAAAGGAACCAATAAGGAATATCTGAAAGACCTTCAAAATATAAATTGTGGTGAGATTTCTTTCAAAAATGTTCGTTATATGGAAAGCAGCCTGATTGCTTATTTTAATAAAATTAATGAATGTAATGGCGTGACCAACACCAGCTATAAAAAAGTGCGCGGCTATACGGAGCACAAAGTTTTCGGCTTCTATTCCAAAAGAAAAATAGGCGACGAAGTTGGTTACGGCGGTGGTTATGAATTTGAATATCATTTACCTTTCTTAAATTATAGTTTTTCTGTAGCGGCGGCACCAAATTATACGAAGTATGAGGAAAACCAAGACATCAAGTTTACAGAAACTACGACCACTTCTGTAATGGCTCTACCCGTTTTGCTTCGGTATTATCCGATAAAAACGAAA encodes the following:
- a CDS encoding TonB-dependent receptor plug domain-containing protein, with the protein product MDAKREVAIQEVVFQKKGKPKITDLTSMEISAKEAQQVAALSGGVEGLLKTLPSVNSNAELSSQYMVRGGNYDENLIYINDVEIYRPFLIRNSLQEGLSIINPDMVGSINFSAGGFEAKYGDKMSSSLNIYYRQPTKFEVSGEASLIGGRLSTGFASKNQRLSALFSGRYRNTNLVLNTLNEETDFNPQYMDLQSYINYKINDKWGISFLGYWSKNDYEMIPKAKDVEFGTLQTPLKLTVFYDGKEDDQYKNMMGTASLHFKPNKKWSFSLDNFAYQNREREYYSVASGYLLQTFDPVTGAPVTSYDVGGQIDHARNDLLVKTYGSQLKGKFSPNVNTDFEAGFKFEKESLKDLTNEWQLVDSLGYSSPRDYTNPGTLDASDLRLKYHISGQNDIQPTRLSGYAQYSTKFYWKENRVFFNAGLRASHWDFNGETIISPRAQIAVKPNWEMDMLFKLSGGIYYQAPFYKEIKDVDGTFNPEIKSQRSIQVIFGNDFEFKMADRPFKLTTEAYYKKMDHLIPYYLDNIRIRYSGKNNAEGYAYGLETRLFGEFVPGVDSWISASYARVYENINGKGNIPRPTDPRLRFSMFFQDYMPKFPSMRVNLTLLYSNGLPSGTPVTLNADGTPDYEAPYRYQKTLPSYKRVDIGLSKVFIDQKEHKINGAFWSNFKEMTLGVQIFNAFNINNTVANQWVNDVNSGYIYPVPVRLTGRFFNVKLEFKL